A region of Bacillota bacterium DNA encodes the following proteins:
- a CDS encoding alginate lyase family protein, which yields MESSRQLFENLNLDYPGLETVKLALNRDDIPGAQEAYLRFRRFRDYPKWHFDWKESPKGKGHGEVDYARDVMDHIIGGYVGEPAYVGDPINWDFNPVDPSRPDFTNEWTWCNLNRFHFWVVLGRAYWETGNEDYALEWVRQMKHWVTTSPVPLDDPNYGNRSLRWRTIEAGIRSSTTWMDAYHYFLNSPSFTPETHAVMVKSFMDHAHHLERITVEQPQRSGNWVTMECNGLATVAIMFPEFKDSPRWLEIALNRLYEELTRQVYPDGAQIELTTSYHQVALQNFMAVAHLARLNHVELPPDYIARLEKMYEFNLYMMMPNGELPGLNDAFPTRVNESLKEAYRLYGKGEYLFGATRGKEGRKPAHDSHAFRYAGYYIMRSGWDKDDRYLLLDAGPFGYGHQHEDKLNIVVYAYGDTVLTEPGNYVYDQSKWRQYVLSTSAHNTALVDGMGQNRRARRETYVVDAPNRNPWVVTPVFDYACGRYEDGYGPHNDMSVTHSRSVIFMRPDYWVVADRFEGEGSHRVQVHYHLNADNAEVWQGMGACSKRPDGPNLLIMPVGSSPVSVEVIKGQEDPVLGWIPQWRKEDGGEGFVRRPIPTVVFSLETQLPVTLPVILYPFPREAKPIHIREIEMEGACGCVIDARDLILVEYGPAGSRPRRLEWVGGEISFRAELLIGRIQGEEVRYGAVGLYSFKSGDLSIAPPEPVAINLSVRRE from the coding sequence ATGGAGAGTAGTCGGCAGCTCTTTGAGAACCTCAATCTCGACTATCCGGGGCTCGAAACTGTGAAGCTGGCACTAAATAGGGATGATATCCCTGGTGCTCAGGAGGCCTACCTCAGGTTTAGACGGTTCAGGGATTACCCGAAATGGCATTTTGACTGGAAGGAGTCTCCAAAGGGAAAAGGTCACGGAGAGGTAGACTACGCCAGGGATGTGATGGACCACATCATTGGCGGTTACGTAGGGGAACCAGCATACGTAGGCGATCCAATAAACTGGGACTTCAACCCCGTTGATCCTTCGAGACCAGATTTCACTAACGAGTGGACATGGTGCAATCTAAATAGGTTTCACTTCTGGGTCGTTCTCGGAAGGGCATATTGGGAGACGGGGAACGAGGATTATGCGCTGGAATGGGTAAGGCAAATGAAGCATTGGGTCACAACTTCCCCGGTGCCGCTCGATGACCCTAATTATGGAAATCGTTCCCTGAGATGGCGAACCATAGAAGCCGGCATAAGGAGTTCCACAACCTGGATGGATGCCTACCATTATTTCCTGAACTCCCCTTCCTTTACGCCTGAAACGCATGCGGTCATGGTGAAGTCCTTTATGGACCATGCACATCACCTTGAGAGAATCACAGTAGAGCAGCCCCAGCGAAGCGGTAACTGGGTTACCATGGAGTGTAATGGGCTTGCGACTGTAGCCATTATGTTTCCTGAGTTTAAGGATTCGCCGAGGTGGCTTGAGATTGCTTTAAACCGCCTTTACGAAGAGCTTACAAGGCAGGTTTATCCTGATGGGGCTCAGATTGAACTCACCACCTCCTATCACCAGGTAGCCCTTCAGAACTTTATGGCAGTAGCTCATCTCGCTAGATTGAACCACGTTGAGCTTCCCCCGGACTATATTGCTAGATTGGAGAAGATGTATGAATTCAATCTTTATATGATGATGCCTAACGGAGAGCTTCCCGGACTAAATGACGCCTTTCCTACTAGGGTTAACGAATCCCTTAAAGAGGCTTACCGGCTTTACGGGAAGGGGGAATATCTCTTCGGGGCTACCCGGGGGAAAGAGGGCAGGAAACCTGCGCATGACTCCCATGCCTTCAGGTACGCGGGTTATTACATCATGCGGAGCGGTTGGGATAAGGATGACCGATATCTACTTCTTGATGCAGGTCCTTTCGGGTATGGCCATCAGCACGAGGATAAGCTTAATATAGTGGTCTATGCCTACGGTGACACAGTCCTTACTGAGCCTGGCAACTATGTATATGACCAATCAAAATGGAGACAATATGTACTTTCCACCTCTGCTCATAACACCGCATTGGTGGACGGCATGGGTCAAAACCGGAGAGCTCGTAGGGAGACTTATGTGGTCGATGCTCCGAATCGGAACCCCTGGGTTGTAACTCCGGTTTTCGATTACGCTTGCGGCCGCTACGAAGATGGTTATGGACCTCATAATGATATGAGTGTAACCCATTCACGTTCCGTGATTTTCATGAGGCCGGATTATTGGGTAGTTGCTGACCGCTTCGAGGGTGAGGGAAGCCATAGAGTTCAGGTGCATTACCATCTAAATGCCGATAATGCAGAAGTGTGGCAGGGGATGGGGGCATGCAGTAAGAGGCCGGATGGCCCTAATCTTTTAATAATGCCGGTCGGCTCTTCCCCTGTCAGTGTAGAGGTCATCAAGGGGCAGGAGGACCCCGTGCTGGGATGGATTCCCCAGTGGAGAAAAGAAGATGGCGGGGAGGGCTTCGTAAGGCGGCCCATCCCCACGGTTGTATTTTCGCTCGAAACCCAGCTTCCGGTCACCCTGCCTGTAATCTTATATCCTTTCCCTCGTGAAGCGAAACCCATCCACATTCGCGAGATTGAGATGGAGGGTGCATGCGGGTGTGTGATAGACGCACGCGACCTCATTCTTGTTGAATATGGTCCTGCTGGAAGCCGCCCTCGCCGTCTTGAGTGGGTGGGAGGGGAGATCAGCTTCCGTGCGGAACTCCTCATAGGGAGGATCCAGGGGGAGGAGGTTCGCTATGGGGCAGTGGGGCTATATAGTTTTAAGTCCGGTGATCTCTCTATAGCTCCTCCAGAGCCGGTTGCCATTAATTTGTCCGTTAGGAGGGAGTAA